One genomic segment of Deltaproteobacteria bacterium includes these proteins:
- a CDS encoding glucosyl-3-phosphoglycerate synthase, translating into MSKYQPTQWFETHTFHSQDFSNLQSLLLLKQKRGLKISLCLPALNEEATIGNVISVLKSALYDDIRLIDEIVVIDSSSSDGTRDIAKGLGAKVYMHRDIMPLLGTYSGKGEALFKSLYVLEGDIVVWIDADIKNMDPRFVYGLIGPILRNKHILFTKGFYIRPIQSGIELKSVGGGRVTELLARPLLNAFYPELAGFIQPLAGEYAGFKHVFEQIPFPTGYGVEIGMLISLLNLVGMDAMAQVDLEMRIHRNQRLTDLSKMSFGILQTFMRRLQEDKKVEFYEKFNTEYFQSLLSSGVSKINKIVLEEHERASIASLKTGAVEKISNQQMVSVDKGDFDIVIGIPSFNNVDTIPHVLEAVTVGVGKYFPANRCIIVNSDGGSTDGTPDLVKTFKDRNPNVVYTTHPLFPVHKLSIPYTGIPGKGSAVKLILEKAHEYRAKACMLVDADLRSISPEWVENLLGPVIYNQYDFVAPYYSRYKYDGTITNMIVYPLTTALYGTSLRQPIGGDFCISQNLYKVYLDQPVWNTDIARFGIDIWLSTLAIAGGYRVCQSYLGTKIHKAKDPALDLVNMFIQVIGTAFALMETYNNVWSAAKDVSTIPLYGFVYETVPEPINVDVERMQRQFDGELPEIDNILGLILSKTLYKEVMSLIHKKEFPDDLWVEVVYEFAYAFHVKRMDRASILKAMVPLYLGKVASFVYKTLYSSTKQAEDSVEEIVKSFIKHKAYLKELWK; encoded by the coding sequence ATGTCCAAGTATCAGCCCACTCAGTGGTTTGAAACGCATACATTCCATAGTCAGGATTTTTCCAATCTTCAATCCCTTTTGCTATTAAAACAGAAAAGGGGGCTCAAGATCAGCCTTTGTTTACCCGCGCTTAATGAAGAAGCAACCATAGGTAATGTTATTTCTGTATTAAAGAGTGCACTTTACGATGATATCAGATTGATAGATGAAATTGTTGTAATTGACAGCTCGTCAAGTGACGGGACAAGGGATATTGCAAAAGGACTCGGTGCAAAGGTTTATATGCATAGGGACATTATGCCGTTACTCGGTACGTACAGCGGGAAGGGTGAGGCACTATTCAAAAGCTTATACGTACTCGAAGGTGACATTGTTGTCTGGATAGATGCGGATATCAAAAACATGGATCCAAGGTTTGTTTATGGTTTGATAGGTCCGATACTGAGGAATAAGCATATCCTGTTCACGAAGGGTTTTTATATAAGGCCAATACAATCAGGGATTGAGCTTAAATCTGTAGGAGGTGGAAGGGTTACTGAGTTACTCGCCAGGCCGTTACTGAATGCCTTCTATCCGGAGCTTGCCGGCTTTATACAGCCGCTTGCAGGTGAGTATGCCGGGTTTAAACACGTATTTGAACAGATCCCTTTCCCAACAGGATACGGGGTTGAAATAGGCATGCTTATATCGTTGTTGAATCTTGTTGGTATGGATGCAATGGCTCAGGTTGATCTTGAGATGCGTATACACAGAAATCAGAGATTGACAGACCTAAGCAAGATGTCTTTTGGTATATTGCAAACATTTATGAGAAGACTTCAGGAAGATAAAAAGGTGGAATTTTATGAGAAGTTTAATACAGAATACTTTCAATCTCTGTTATCATCCGGTGTAAGCAAAATCAATAAAATAGTACTTGAGGAACATGAACGTGCATCTATTGCATCATTAAAAACGGGTGCCGTTGAAAAGATATCAAACCAGCAAATGGTTTCTGTAGATAAAGGAGATTTTGATATTGTTATAGGAATACCAAGCTTTAACAATGTAGATACCATTCCACACGTGCTTGAGGCTGTTACAGTCGGAGTTGGGAAGTATTTCCCTGCAAACCGCTGTATTATAGTAAATTCTGACGGCGGCTCCACGGATGGAACCCCAGATTTGGTAAAAACATTTAAAGATAGGAATCCGAACGTTGTCTACACTACGCACCCATTATTCCCGGTCCACAAACTATCCATCCCATACACGGGTATTCCAGGTAAAGGCAGTGCCGTAAAACTTATTCTTGAAAAAGCCCATGAATACAGGGCAAAGGCATGTATGCTTGTAGATGCCGACCTCCGCAGCATATCCCCGGAATGGGTAGAAAACCTGCTTGGTCCTGTTATATATAATCAATACGACTTTGTAGCACCATACTATTCAAGATACAAATACGACGGGACTATAACAAACATGATTGTTTATCCTCTTACAACTGCACTGTACGGTACATCACTCCGTCAACCTATAGGCGGAGATTTCTGTATATCTCAAAACCTTTATAAAGTGTATCTGGATCAACCGGTCTGGAACACAGACATTGCAAGGTTTGGTATAGACATATGGTTATCCACGCTTGCCATTGCAGGTGGATACAGGGTATGCCAGTCTTATCTTGGAACCAAGATACACAAAGCTAAAGACCCGGCACTGGATCTCGTAAATATGTTTATACAGGTAATAGGTACGGCGTTTGCACTTATGGAAACATATAATAACGTGTGGTCGGCGGCAAAAGATGTCAGTACTATACCATTGTACGGTTTTGTATACGAAACGGTTCCGGAACCTATAAATGTGGATGTTGAAAGAATGCAGAGGCAGTTTGACGGAGAACTTCCTGAAATCGATAATATACTCGGCTTGATATTATCAAAAACTCTGTACAAAGAGGTCATGTCATTGATACATAAAAAAGAGTTTCCTGATGACCTGTGGGTAGAAGTCGTATACGAATTTGCCTATGCTTTTCATGTAAAAAGGATGGACAGAGCATCTATCCTTAAGGCAATGGTTCCTCTTTATCTCGGGAAGGTTGCATCTTTTGTATACAAAACCCTCTATTCGTCTACAAAACAGGCTGAAGATTCTGTAGAAGAAATCGTGAAAAGCTTTATAAAACATAAAGCATATTTAAAAGAATTGTGGAAATAA
- a CDS encoding alpha/beta fold hydrolase: protein MILLHILVWLFVFLFFFVGIQFIIAVYDNLNFQDHHVDRGIDILTEFIKEVFITWFVFVAYVIGFFNYDSLLLRRTSKHKTPIILVHGYTMNRACFLLIHIRLFMDGFRVFTVNLYPPFKRIESLSELLADKVDEIAEKTGEREVYIIGHSMGGLVARYYSSSPRGMSRVKKIITIATPHNGTRTAALGIGMNANEMKPGAAFLETLQTRHHAPLYAIWSIFDNMVVPPQTGYLKDYPNSSVQFKGHITMLYSSAVYKLIFNEIKEL, encoded by the coding sequence ATGATACTGCTTCATATCTTAGTATGGCTTTTTGTATTTTTGTTTTTTTTCGTAGGCATACAGTTCATAATAGCGGTTTATGATAATCTTAACTTTCAAGATCACCATGTCGATAGAGGTATCGATATTCTGACTGAATTTATCAAAGAGGTGTTTATAACATGGTTTGTATTTGTCGCTTACGTCATAGGCTTTTTTAATTATGATTCCCTTTTGTTGCGAAGAACGTCAAAGCATAAAACCCCTATTATCCTTGTACACGGTTATACAATGAACAGGGCTTGTTTTTTATTGATTCATATCAGACTTTTTATGGACGGGTTCAGGGTTTTTACTGTAAACCTTTATCCGCCTTTTAAACGGATAGAATCCCTATCAGAGCTGTTAGCGGACAAAGTAGATGAAATAGCAGAAAAAACGGGTGAAAGGGAGGTTTATATAATAGGGCATAGTATGGGTGGATTAGTAGCAAGGTATTACAGCTCATCTCCCCGCGGCATGAGCAGGGTTAAGAAAATTATAACCATTGCTACACCACATAATGGAACAAGGACAGCTGCGCTTGGTATAGGCATGAATGCTAACGAGATGAAACCTGGCGCTGCATTTTTGGAGACATTACAAACCAGACATCATGCTCCGCTATATGCGATATGGTCTATATTCGATAATATGGTTGTCCCGCCGCAGACCGGATATTTAAAAGATTATCCGAACTCTTCAGTACAGTTTAAAGGGCATATCACGATGCTTTATTCTTCTGCTGTTTACAAACTGATATTTAATGAGATCAAGGAGCTTTAA
- a CDS encoding AAA family ATPase — MKQQTDVIVCVGTGGVGKTTVSSAVGVRAAIKGKRALVMTIDPAKRLAQSMGMKELKNTPTDITDIIRRSGTGKISGRIDAMMLETKATFNNLIKRYARSADKANTILNNPYYQYVSGELAGSEDYMAMEKLYEIENEYDYDLIVVDTPPARHAINFLTAPNRLIQLISSGVLKWLIKPSTLLSSFGLNMLNKAPEKMIKILNNYVGLEIVQELTDFFTEFEDLYDGFKSRAKDVKTLLSSKKVNFYMVTIPTLDAIDESVYFYSIMKDFDINFHGFIINKVHPYFYYDDTVRTNTEQLKNKLNIDDQLRLLLEGTLNMEKRAMEDERLIQYLKTKIKSSKLLYLPLYLILDKDLTDPMILVEFSKDLDRIVQ, encoded by the coding sequence TTGAAACAGCAAACGGATGTGATAGTTTGTGTCGGAACAGGCGGAGTTGGTAAAACAACAGTATCATCGGCAGTAGGCGTGCGTGCTGCCATAAAAGGCAAAAGAGCCCTTGTTATGACAATAGATCCGGCAAAAAGGCTTGCACAATCAATGGGTATGAAAGAACTTAAAAACACGCCGACCGATATAACGGATATCATTAGAAGATCGGGTACAGGCAAGATAAGCGGCAGGATCGATGCAATGATGCTTGAGACAAAGGCAACATTCAATAATCTTATAAAGAGATATGCCAGATCTGCGGATAAGGCAAATACGATACTGAATAACCCATATTATCAATATGTTTCAGGTGAGCTTGCCGGTTCTGAGGATTATATGGCTATGGAAAAGCTTTACGAAATAGAAAATGAGTATGACTATGACCTGATAGTGGTTGATACACCTCCAGCACGGCATGCGATAAACTTTCTTACAGCACCAAACAGGCTTATACAGCTAATAAGTTCAGGGGTTTTAAAATGGCTTATAAAGCCGTCTACTCTTTTGAGTTCTTTTGGATTGAATATGCTTAACAAGGCACCTGAAAAAATGATAAAGATATTGAACAACTATGTAGGGCTTGAGATTGTTCAGGAGCTCACGGATTTTTTTACAGAGTTTGAGGATCTTTATGACGGTTTCAAATCCCGTGCAAAGGATGTAAAGACTTTGCTTTCATCCAAAAAAGTGAATTTTTATATGGTTACAATACCAACCCTGGATGCAATTGATGAATCCGTTTATTTTTACAGTATAATGAAAGATTTCGATATAAATTTTCATGGCTTTATAATAAACAAAGTTCATCCCTATTTCTACTATGATGATACTGTGAGGACTAATACAGAACAGCTTAAAAACAAGCTTAACATTGATGATCAGCTAAGGCTCTTACTTGAAGGAACACTTAACATGGAAAAAAGGGCTATGGAGGATGAAAGGCTGATACAATACTTAAAAACAAAGATAAAATCGAGTAAACTTTTATATCTGCCTTTGTATCTGATACTTGATAAAGATTTAACAGATCCGATGATATTAGTGGAATTTTCAAAGGACTTAGACAGGATTGTACAATAA
- the murJ gene encoding murein biosynthesis integral membrane protein MurJ produces the protein MSSKSDIVKGAGVVGITTLISRILGLIRDITFAYFFGAYTSADAYFVAFRIPNLLRRLVAEGAMSSSFIPVFTSYHARYGAQESKKISDITFTYLLITLVVISMLGIVFSKELIYLFAPGFELNPVKFKLTVMLNRIMFPFILFISIAALSMGILNSLKRFFIPALSPIILNVVLITFILVATHWKHPIEIVAIGVVVGAIIQLIPQFILLHKKGFLFSLNFDYTHPALKESLFLFLPMAFGAAVYQLNVFVSNVLASFLKTGSISYLYYASRLFEFPQGIFAVSIAIAVLPTIARDNVTEGIVKLKDSLSFSLRLLSFITIPATIGLVILSKPIIMVLFHRGSFTVQDTMATASALMFYAFGLWSVAFSRVITQSFYAMKDAKTPVLIALFTMIINLLLSVWLMNSMAYNGLALATSISSYFNVFYLFYALRKKIGRLGLTGLLSTFMKNIFAASLMAIILFAGFKGIILMHVHYGTLRLALMLLLAITIGIGIYIIVSYMLKVRELSEAVNFFKKRLIKG, from the coding sequence ATGAGCAGTAAATCGGACATAGTTAAAGGTGCCGGAGTAGTAGGTATTACAACCCTGATAAGTAGAATACTCGGACTTATAAGGGATATTACATTCGCATATTTTTTTGGTGCTTACACATCCGCGGATGCCTATTTTGTTGCGTTCAGGATACCAAACCTTTTGCGCAGGCTCGTTGCAGAAGGTGCAATGAGCAGCTCATTTATACCTGTATTTACATCGTATCACGCAAGATATGGGGCTCAAGAATCTAAAAAGATCTCAGATATAACATTTACATACCTTCTGATTACGCTTGTTGTCATATCAATGCTCGGCATAGTGTTTTCTAAAGAGCTCATTTATTTGTTTGCTCCGGGTTTTGAGTTAAATCCAGTAAAGTTTAAATTAACTGTGATGTTAAACAGGATCATGTTTCCATTCATACTCTTTATCAGTATAGCTGCCTTGAGCATGGGTATTTTGAACTCGTTAAAACGCTTTTTTATACCGGCATTATCTCCTATAATCCTTAACGTTGTTTTAATAACATTCATTCTCGTTGCAACTCATTGGAAACATCCAATAGAGATTGTAGCTATAGGTGTAGTTGTTGGCGCCATTATCCAACTGATCCCGCAGTTCATCCTCCTTCACAAGAAAGGGTTCCTCTTTTCTTTGAATTTTGATTATACGCATCCTGCTTTAAAGGAGTCTTTGTTCCTTTTTCTTCCGATGGCATTTGGTGCTGCTGTTTATCAGTTGAATGTATTTGTAAGTAATGTGCTTGCCTCGTTTCTCAAAACAGGCAGTATATCCTATCTGTATTATGCATCACGGCTATTCGAATTTCCTCAGGGTATATTTGCCGTTTCTATAGCTATAGCAGTACTTCCTACCATAGCAAGGGATAATGTGACGGAAGGGATAGTAAAGCTAAAGGATTCGTTATCTTTTTCTCTCAGACTTTTATCGTTTATTACGATCCCTGCAACTATAGGGCTGGTTATACTGTCGAAGCCGATAATAATGGTACTTTTCCATAGAGGTTCTTTTACAGTACAGGATACAATGGCAACGGCTTCTGCACTTATGTTTTATGCGTTTGGTTTGTGGTCTGTTGCATTCTCAAGAGTTATAACCCAATCTTTCTATGCCATGAAAGATGCCAAAACCCCTGTTTTGATTGCCCTCTTTACCATGATAATAAATCTGCTTTTGAGCGTATGGCTTATGAATAGCATGGCATACAATGGTCTGGCATTGGCAACTAGCATATCTTCATATTTTAATGTTTTTTATCTTTTTTATGCTTTAAGAAAAAAAATCGGCAGGCTGGGGCTTACAGGGCTGTTATCGACATTCATGAAAAACATATTTGCAGCTTCTTTGATGGCGATTATTTTATTTGCCGGATTTAAAGGAATCATACTTATGCACGTACATTATGGCACTCTAAGATTAGCATTGATGCTGCTGCTTGCTATAACTATAGGAATAGGTATTTATATAATAGTATCATACATGTTAAAGGTGAGAGAACTTAGTGAGGCTGTTAATTTTTTTAAAAAGAGGCTTATTAAAGGCTGA
- a CDS encoding FAD-binding protein — translation MDYDIVVIGSGISGVMAGINAAKTKKVAIIRKGYGATALSSGAFDIAGAISKRGRPFKNSMNLPSEIEGILNNKPHHPYSLIAKEFLPDPFNGFMTLIKNVIMELCSMLNENGVEYNGSWDNNMVLPVQHGTFKITSFSQSSMSSGNLIKLMGRKILFIGFESTSIHSKIRFEFLKDTLSRYGLLSFKDINYINIDLKALGIMWDGHDFIALAREMDNLDNAKKVISDMRGKVSPTGFDYIFVPPIMGIENHKQILKLFRDAFGDTISEFLSVLPSAPGLRLQYALDKLLKRFGITLLEGDAFFNGTGDTVKRLDLLLKDGTKTSVSANSFVLSTGKFVTQGIKKTSMWEESIFGLPVFIDAMRVTEPFPLKYLTDDPYDEQILFSMGVKVDDDFRPIDEYEKIIYKNLFASGAVLSGYNYIYDRTGMGTAIITGAKAGLLSTG, via the coding sequence ATGGACTATGATATTGTTGTTATTGGTAGCGGTATCTCAGGAGTAATGGCCGGCATTAATGCCGCAAAAACAAAGAAGGTTGCGATTATAAGAAAAGGTTACGGTGCAACAGCCCTTTCTTCAGGCGCATTTGATATCGCAGGTGCGATCAGTAAAAGGGGAAGGCCGTTTAAGAACTCGATGAATCTGCCTTCCGAGATAGAAGGTATTTTAAACAATAAGCCGCACCACCCTTATTCACTCATTGCAAAAGAGTTTCTCCCCGATCCTTTCAATGGCTTTATGACACTCATAAAAAACGTCATAATGGAGTTATGCAGTATGCTGAATGAAAATGGTGTTGAGTACAACGGCTCATGGGACAACAATATGGTTTTGCCTGTGCAGCATGGCACATTCAAGATCACATCATTCAGCCAATCATCAATGTCATCGGGCAATCTTATTAAATTAATGGGCAGGAAAATACTGTTTATCGGTTTTGAATCAACGTCCATACATAGCAAGATAAGGTTTGAGTTTTTAAAGGATACACTTTCAAGGTATGGTCTGTTATCATTTAAAGATATCAATTATATTAATATTGATTTAAAAGCTCTCGGCATAATGTGGGACGGGCATGATTTTATCGCGCTTGCAAGAGAGATGGATAATTTGGATAATGCAAAAAAGGTAATATCGGATATGCGGGGAAAAGTCTCTCCAACAGGATTTGATTATATCTTTGTTCCGCCAATAATGGGTATTGAGAACCATAAACAGATACTAAAGCTGTTTCGTGATGCGTTTGGTGATACGATATCGGAGTTTCTCTCGGTTCTGCCGTCAGCACCAGGACTAAGACTTCAGTATGCGCTTGATAAACTCTTAAAACGATTCGGAATCACTCTTTTAGAGGGTGATGCCTTTTTTAATGGAACAGGTGATACGGTAAAACGGTTAGACTTACTCTTAAAAGATGGAACGAAAACCTCAGTATCGGCAAATAGTTTTGTGCTTTCAACAGGTAAATTTGTAACTCAGGGTATAAAAAAGACTTCCATGTGGGAAGAGAGTATTTTTGGATTGCCTGTTTTTATAGATGCCATGCGTGTAACAGAGCCTTTCCCGTTAAAGTATCTTACCGATGATCCCTACGACGAACAGATACTGTTCTCAATGGGCGTAAAGGTTGATGATGATTTCAGACCTATTGACGAGTATGAAAAGATTATATACAAGAATCTTTTTGCTTCAGGAGCCGTACTATCAGGATATAATTATATATATGATAGAACGGGTATGGGGACCGCTATTATTACCGGGGCAAAAGCAGGCTTATTATCAACAGGTTGA
- a CDS encoding 4Fe-4S dicluster domain-containing protein, whose translation MGKKDILAKLNLVYRFIIHLIKKPFVLIYGAKGYERFTKQYSGLNPVSKELRALYPSLQWCIGCGICVGECNAVKHAVPPAYLYTTYSRMLPELIYSAALVDSCKTCDTCLVHCPTGVQMKQVIMLYKDMNAWMNV comes from the coding sequence ATGGGTAAAAAGGATATTTTAGCAAAATTAAACCTCGTGTATAGATTTATAATACACCTAATAAAAAAGCCATTTGTACTAATCTACGGCGCTAAAGGATATGAAAGGTTCACAAAGCAGTACAGCGGGCTTAATCCTGTTAGTAAAGAGCTTAGAGCCCTTTATCCGTCATTACAATGGTGCATAGGCTGCGGTATATGTGTGGGCGAATGCAATGCGGTAAAACATGCGGTGCCCCCTGCATATCTATACACAACATACTCAAGAATGCTTCCGGAGCTCATCTATTCAGCCGCACTTGTTGATTCATGTAAAACATGCGATACGTGTCTTGTTCATTGCCCGACAGGTGTACAGATGAAACAGGTCATCATGTTATACAAGGATATGAATGCATGGATGAACGTATAA
- a CDS encoding FAD-binding oxidoreductase produces MDERIKHVLKEIFTGRAYSEDVSALITYSRDLNPIGTIFTQQGKILPKPDAIVWPETLEQIQKLVLFANEYRVPLIPYGSGSGVCGGANPVGGGIIVDMKKMNRIRRLDAYSLTAEVESGIIGELFERELNAKGYTLGHFPSSIWCSTVGGWLAARSAGQLSSRYGKMEDMVLGIEAVMPDGDVLKTKVTPRSATGPDFKQLMVGSEGTLGIITSATLRINPYPESRRFNGVMFHTVKDALSAIRELMQTGIKPAAVRLYDEIDTFMIGSGKGSKKLLSTEQEGEHTEDFKKVLMKKAERMVLTIPSVANSVIKLLPSNNLLILTFEGKPEVTEVEQRIAFNIMTAHGGTDMGEEPGKYWWEHRYDVSFNLSPIYSIKAFADTIEVATTWDKLLNLYDRMKEAIGRHALVMAHFSHVYQEGGSIYFTFATSTYDEAKKELIYRETWKDAMDTAIDVGATISHHHGIGMLKAQWMDKEHGKAMGIYRVLKKVVDPNNIMNPGKMGL; encoded by the coding sequence ATGGATGAACGTATAAAACACGTTTTAAAAGAGATATTTACCGGCAGGGCGTACAGCGAAGATGTTTCTGCGCTCATCACATATTCAAGGGACTTAAACCCTATAGGTACGATATTCACACAGCAAGGGAAGATTCTGCCGAAACCGGATGCAATTGTCTGGCCGGAAACGCTTGAGCAAATTCAGAAGCTTGTTCTTTTTGCAAACGAATACAGAGTGCCTTTGATTCCTTATGGCAGCGGTTCCGGCGTATGCGGCGGAGCAAACCCGGTTGGCGGAGGAATCATTGTAGATATGAAAAAGATGAACAGGATTAGAAGGCTTGATGCGTATTCACTTACGGCGGAGGTTGAGAGCGGCATTATCGGTGAATTGTTTGAAAGGGAGCTTAATGCGAAAGGTTACACACTGGGTCATTTCCCGTCTTCAATATGGTGTTCCACCGTTGGAGGGTGGCTTGCAGCAAGATCAGCGGGCCAGCTCTCATCAAGGTATGGGAAGATGGAAGATATGGTACTCGGGATAGAGGCTGTTATGCCTGACGGCGATGTCCTTAAAACAAAAGTAACGCCGCGTTCCGCAACTGGCCCGGATTTCAAACAGCTGATGGTGGGCTCGGAAGGCACGCTCGGCATCATAACGTCTGCAACACTTAGGATAAACCCGTATCCCGAATCAAGAAGGTTCAACGGCGTAATGTTCCATACTGTAAAGGACGCACTCTCAGCGATCAGGGAGCTCATGCAGACAGGGATAAAGCCAGCTGCCGTAAGACTCTATGATGAGATAGATACATTTATGATAGGCTCGGGAAAGGGCAGCAAAAAACTGCTATCGACAGAGCAGGAAGGCGAGCATACAGAGGATTTCAAAAAGGTCCTCATGAAAAAGGCGGAACGTATGGTGCTTACTATACCATCCGTTGCCAACAGCGTAATAAAGCTGCTCCCTTCAAACAACCTTCTTATACTTACATTTGAAGGTAAGCCTGAGGTAACAGAGGTTGAACAAAGGATAGCGTTTAACATTATGACAGCCCATGGCGGTACGGATATGGGGGAAGAACCCGGCAAATACTGGTGGGAACACAGATATGATGTTTCGTTTAACCTCTCACCGATATACAGTATAAAGGCATTTGCAGATACAATAGAGGTTGCTACAACATGGGACAAGCTGTTGAATCTGTATGATCGTATGAAAGAGGCAATCGGCAGGCACGCACTTGTTATGGCTCATTTCTCACATGTCTATCAGGAAGGCGGTTCTATCTACTTTACCTTCGCAACGTCAACTTATGATGAGGCTAAAAAGGAGCTCATCTACAGGGAAACATGGAAGGATGCGATGGATACTGCCATAGACGTTGGTGCGACAATAAGCCACCACCACGGCATAGGCATGCTAAAGGCACAGTGGATGGACAAGGAACATGGTAAGGCAATGGGAATCTACAGGGTTTTAAAGAAGGTTGTTGATCCAAACAACATCATGAACCCTGGTAAGATGGGATTGTAG
- a CDS encoding cysteine hydrolase, protein MKNFGKIVIYENLKEIVNPEHTAIVIWDVQNALVGSVFNKEDFTKKIKILVDRAKHKNIPVVYTKITPLPKEYESSWRLYTSMRRYNIDDPEKLPQFMKPGSPEAGILDSIKPDSNDIVINKHTASIFIGTHFEHMMRNKGITTLLFTGIATEFGIDSSARDAANRGFYPIVVEDCVSSSDKEMHEAALKSMKRVTIVSNSFEILKTWE, encoded by the coding sequence ATGAAAAACTTCGGCAAGATAGTTATATACGAGAATCTGAAAGAGATAGTAAACCCGGAACATACTGCAATCGTTATATGGGATGTTCAAAACGCATTGGTTGGATCTGTTTTTAATAAAGAAGATTTTACAAAGAAAATCAAGATTCTGGTAGACAGGGCAAAGCATAAGAACATACCGGTTGTGTATACAAAGATTACACCGCTGCCTAAAGAATACGAATCGTCATGGAGATTATACACGTCTATGCGTAGGTATAATATAGATGATCCTGAGAAGCTGCCGCAGTTTATGAAGCCTGGTTCTCCTGAAGCCGGGATACTGGACAGTATAAAACCCGACAGCAACGACATTGTTATAAATAAACATACAGCGAGTATTTTTATAGGCACGCATTTTGAGCATATGATGAGAAATAAGGGGATAACAACACTACTGTTTACAGGAATAGCAACAGAGTTTGGGATTGACTCAAGTGCAAGAGATGCCGCGAACAGGGGTTTTTATCCTATCGTGGTTGAAGACTGTGTTTCATCATCCGATAAAGAAATGCATGAAGCAGCACTCAAAAGCATGAAGAGAGTAACCATTGTAAGCAATTCCTTTGAGATCCTTAAAACGTGGGAATAG
- a CDS encoding Zn-ribbon domain-containing OB-fold protein: MAGETVKALVPITFIYKNRVGQALEAYLNGLKEKKILGIKCPDCKKVYVPPRTVCGICHKKLDRFVEMEQQGILENFTIAYVNIDNGEIRDSQQPYIIGMIRLNSADSLLSAVVKVTFIDKLMPGIKLRAVWKETTQGDYNDLAYFEPV; this comes from the coding sequence ATGGCAGGAGAAACAGTAAAGGCGTTGGTGCCGATTACGTTTATTTATAAGAACAGGGTAGGTCAGGCATTGGAAGCATATCTTAACGGTTTAAAAGAGAAAAAGATATTGGGTATTAAATGTCCGGATTGTAAAAAAGTTTATGTGCCGCCGCGTACCGTGTGTGGAATCTGTCATAAGAAGCTTGACCGGTTCGTAGAGATGGAGCAGCAAGGGATACTCGAGAACTTTACCATTGCCTATGTAAATATAGATAATGGGGAGATCAGGGATTCACAGCAGCCTTATATAATAGGTATGATCAGGCTCAATAGCGCAGACAGCCTGCTTTCTGCTGTTGTAAAAGTGACGTTTATTGATAAGCTGATGCCGGGTATAAAGCTAAGGGCTGTATGGAAAGAAACGACTCAGGGGGATTACAATGATCTTGCATATTTTGAACCCGTGTAA